Within the Pseudomonadota bacterium genome, the region GCCCGCTCGGGCGAGCTCGCCATGCAGTCGCCGCCACACCTCGTGCTGGCGCCGGTAGAGGCGGCGGGCCTCGGCGTCGACCGTTGTGAGCTGCTCGCGCACGCTGAGCCCATCGTAGCCCACGCGATCGAGGCCGGAATCGAGCTCGGCCCGCAGCCCCGCGACTCTCACCATGAAGAACTCGTCGAGGTTGCTGTCAGAGATGGCGAGGAAGCGCACGCGCTCGAGGAGGGGGTGGCGCGGGTTCTCGGCCTCGCCCAGCACGCGCGCGTCGAAGGCGATCCAGGAAAGCTCGCGGTTCAGGTAGCGTTTGGGGGGATGGGCGATGCTCATGGATGTGGCCTTTCGTGCGGGTGAAGGAGAATTCGCAGCCTATGGGGGATGGCTCCTCTCCCTGATGACGTGGAGCCTCCGGATTCGGTTCGCATCCCCATCGGCCGAGGTCGCGCGTCGTCTCAGTCCACCGCCGCGCAGAAGGAGAGCCCGTGTCGTCATCACCGCAGCGCGTCCTTCTCACCCCGGTTGGAAGCCACGGCGACATCCACCCCTTCATCGGTCTCGCCCTGGGATTGCGCATCCGCGGACATGATGTCCACTTCATCACGCTCCCGCACTACAGGCCACTCATCGAATCGCTCGGGTTTCCCCTCGCAACCGTGGGCACCGATGAAGACTTCGAATCGCTGACGCTGCACCCGGACGTCTGGCACCCGACACGGTCGGTGAACGTGATCTTCGGCCAGAACGGCATCGCACGCCGCCATCTGCGGGAGGGATACGCTCACGTCGAGGAGAGACATGTCCCCGGACGAACCATCGTGGTGGGCAGCCTGCTGGCCATGTGGGCGCGCACTGCGGCCGAGAAGATGCAGATCCCCATGGTCACCGTCCATCTGCAGCCTTCGGTTCTGTGGAGCACGGTTGATCCGCCGGAGCTTCCGGCGATGCGCATGCGTGACTGGTGGCCGCACTGGTTTCGCGAGGCCCTGTACGGATCGGCTGACCGCTATCTCTTCGATCGGCTCATCGGCCCGGAGCTCAACCGGTTTCGCGCCGAGGTCGGACTGCCCCCGGCCCGGCGCATCGTGAGCCGCTGGGCGCATTCTCCGGATCGCATCCTCGGATTCTTCCCGGCGTGGTATGCCGATGCGCCGGACTGGCCGGCGCACTTCCGCCACGCGGGCTTCGTGCGCTACGACCAGGGCGATTCGTTCGCCCTGCCTGCGCACCTCGAAGACTTCTTGACCCAGGGCGAGCCTCCCATCGTGTTCACGTTCGGTTCGGCCCAGCGCCAGGGGAGGCCGTACTTCACGGCCGCGGCGCAGGCCTGTCGCCTTCTCGGTCGTCGCGGTCTGCTCATCGCCCGCGGAGGAGACCAGATCCCGGACCGGCTGCCAGACGGGGTTGTGCACGTCGACTACGCGCCGTTCAGCCGGGTGTTCTCGCGCGCCGCCGCAGTGGTGCATCACGGCGGCATCGGTACCTGCGCCCAGGCGCTCTCGGCCGGGGTGCCCCAGCTGGTGATGCCGCTTGCCTTCGATCAGCCGGACAATGCCCAGCGCCTCGAGCGTCTCGGGGTGGGCGCCCGGCTTTGGCCCAAGGCCTTCACGCCGCCACGGGTGGCAGAGGCGCTGCGCAATTTGATGGCGTCTTCAGCCACGGCGAACCGAGCCATCGCCCTGGCCGAACGCATGCGCGACGACGACCCGGTGCAGGCCGCCTGCACCCTGATCGAGGAGATGCGGGGCTGAGCGCGGCCTGCCAAGACAGTGACCCCACCAGCAACGCAGTCAGTCGCATATCGGTGAGAGTCAACCTCGATGGGGCCTGTCCTCTCTGACCACCGTTCTCGGCGTGAGCCGGCTTCTTCATCTTCCTGTCATCGAGCATCGAGTCGACTCACTCCATGCGTCGTCTCGCCCTCGCTCTCATCATGGCGCTGCTCGTGTCGCAGCCGCCTGGCATCAGCGGCGTGCCCGCCGCCCGCGCGCGGGAGAAGGCCGCGGCCGATCGGGCGCGCTCCCACGCGGCCGGCGCACGCGAGCAGGTTGCGTCACAGGCCCGGGCGCGCGGTTCTGGCATCGGTGGGCGCTCTCTGCACCGTGTGCGCCGTACTCTTCCCCTTCCTGGGGAGCGAGTTCATCCCGGATCTGAGCGAGGGGGCCATCGCGGCGTCGGTCTTCTTTCCTCCGAGCACGCCCTTGGAGCAGACGTTGAAGCGCTGCGGAGAGGTGGAGCGCCTGCTGCGGGAGCGCTTTCCGGATGAGGTCGATCACGTCGTGAGCCGCGTCGGTCGAGCGGAGGTCGCCACCGATCCGATGCTGCCGAGCCAGGCCGACGTCTTCGTCGCGCTGCGACCTTCGAAGCAGTGGAGACAGGCCCGCACGCAGGCCGAACTGCTCGAGAGTGTCGCGAAGGTGTTCGAGTCGGTGCCCGGCATGGCGATGAGCTATACCCAGCCCATCAAGATGCGCATGATGGAGATGATTGAAGGTCAGGGCATGCGTTCAGATCCTGGTATCTTCTCGACAACGCGCTGCGGCACGCGCAGGGGGGAAGTGTGGTCAGCGTGCGCCTCGAAGAGGAGGACGCCGCACGGCTTCGCCTTGTTGTGGAGGATCAGGG harbors:
- a CDS encoding RNA degradosome polyphosphate kinase, with protein sequence MSIAHPPKRYLNRELSWIAFDARVLGEAENPRHPLLERVRFLAISDSNLDEFFMVRVAGLRAELDSGLDRVGYDGLSVREQLTTVDAEARRLYRRQHEVWRRLHGELARAG
- a CDS encoding glycosyltransferase produces the protein MSSSPQRVLLTPVGSHGDIHPFIGLALGLRIRGHDVHFITLPHYRPLIESLGFPLATVGTDEDFESLTLHPDVWHPTRSVNVIFGQNGIARRHLREGYAHVEERHVPGRTIVVGSLLAMWARTAAEKMQIPMVTVHLQPSVLWSTVDPPELPAMRMRDWWPHWFREALYGSADRYLFDRLIGPELNRFRAEVGLPPARRIVSRWAHSPDRILGFFPAWYADAPDWPAHFRHAGFVRYDQGDSFALPAHLEDFLTQGEPPIVFTFGSAQRQGRPYFTAAAQACRLLGRRGLLIARGGDQIPDRLPDGVVHVDYAPFSRVFSRAAAVVHHGGIGTCAQALSAGVPQLVMPLAFDQPDNAQRLERLGVGARLWPKAFTPPRVAEALRNLMASSATANRAIALAERMRDDDPVQAACTLIEEMRG